One genomic region from Spirosoma sp. KCTC 42546 encodes:
- a CDS encoding NAD(P)/FAD-dependent oxidoreductase: protein MDNNADQYEGPTASRREFLVQAGLGVGALMIGATGLPACSPSRSSSHIKGGMVGANHQTGHKLRAIPALHKLPIAGQLTTDVLIIGGGVSGLSARRWLHQQGVREVMLVEMDTQTGGNAAYGQNAVSAYPFGAHYLPVPDLRHKELLDFLQESEVCTGFDAEKRPIYNDYFLCHDPEERLFINGFWQEGLVPETGVPEIEKEQIRRFFEVIEHFRQAKGTDGLDAFTIPLDRSSTDAQFRALDAISFAGYLDKEGFTSPYLRWYLTYCCRDDYGATLETTSAWAGIHYFASRKGQAANATAASVLTWPQGNGFLVDQLRAQADSPIRHNLLGYDLQLSSSGVTVRACDVETNHTILIHARKVIMATPQFITKHLTGSIDPERTNLAGFRYAPWMVANLTISGLPQGRGMPLCWDNVLYNTPSVGYITANHQDLHDTPQKVITYYKPLTDQEPDAARRTAYTTTYEQWLDQILNELEMAHAGITPYVSQVDVWLWGHGMIAPSPGFIWGAERQRARQPIDNRVFFAHSDLSGISIFEEAFYQGIRAAQEVTKA, encoded by the coding sequence ATGGACAATAACGCTGACCAATACGAAGGGCCAACGGCCAGCCGACGCGAATTTTTGGTACAGGCAGGCCTTGGCGTGGGGGCCTTGATGATCGGCGCTACTGGATTACCTGCCTGCTCCCCATCACGTTCGAGTAGCCATATTAAAGGTGGGATGGTGGGTGCCAATCATCAGACTGGCCACAAACTCAGAGCAATTCCAGCATTACACAAGTTGCCGATTGCCGGGCAGCTAACGACCGATGTCCTCATTATTGGTGGCGGTGTTTCGGGCTTATCGGCACGGCGGTGGTTGCATCAGCAGGGCGTTCGGGAGGTGATGTTGGTGGAAATGGATACGCAAACGGGCGGCAACGCGGCCTATGGACAAAACGCCGTTTCTGCCTATCCATTTGGCGCGCATTACCTGCCAGTTCCGGATCTTCGGCATAAAGAACTGCTTGATTTCTTACAGGAGAGCGAGGTCTGTACAGGTTTCGATGCGGAGAAACGGCCGATATATAACGATTACTTCCTTTGTCACGATCCTGAAGAACGCCTGTTTATTAATGGTTTCTGGCAGGAGGGGCTTGTGCCGGAAACAGGTGTGCCGGAGATCGAAAAAGAGCAGATTCGGCGTTTTTTTGAAGTGATTGAACACTTCAGGCAGGCGAAAGGTACCGATGGGCTCGATGCGTTTACGATTCCACTCGACCGATCCTCTACCGATGCGCAGTTTCGCGCTTTAGACGCTATTTCATTTGCCGGTTATCTTGATAAAGAAGGATTTACGTCGCCGTACCTACGCTGGTATCTGACCTATTGCTGTCGTGATGATTACGGTGCCACATTAGAAACGACCTCGGCCTGGGCGGGGATCCACTATTTTGCTTCTCGGAAAGGACAAGCCGCTAACGCAACTGCGGCCTCAGTGCTGACTTGGCCACAAGGGAACGGATTTCTGGTCGATCAACTTCGGGCGCAGGCGGATTCGCCGATCCGACATAACCTATTGGGCTACGATCTGCAACTCAGTAGTTCTGGCGTGACGGTTCGAGCCTGCGATGTTGAGACTAATCATACCATCCTAATTCACGCGCGTAAGGTGATTATGGCAACCCCACAATTCATTACAAAACACCTGACTGGCTCTATTGATCCAGAGCGAACCAATCTGGCGGGTTTTCGATATGCCCCCTGGATGGTGGCTAATCTGACTATTTCAGGACTACCGCAGGGGAGAGGTATGCCGCTTTGCTGGGATAACGTGCTCTATAATACTCCATCGGTTGGCTACATTACCGCTAACCATCAGGACCTGCACGATACTCCTCAAAAAGTAATTACGTATTATAAACCACTCACTGATCAGGAACCGGACGCTGCCCGACGAACGGCATATACGACGACTTATGAACAATGGCTGGACCAGATTCTGAATGAATTAGAGATGGCACATGCGGGCATAACCCCTTATGTTTCGCAAGTGGATGTCTGGTTGTGGGGGCATGGTATGATTGCGCCATCACCCGGTTTTATTTGGGGAGCAGAACGCCAGCGGGCTCGTCAACCCATTGACAATCGGGTATTT